In one window of Haladaptatus sp. QDMS2 DNA:
- a CDS encoding mandelate racemase/muconate lactonizing enzyme family protein: MSFVRVKTDTGEEGIGQISPYNADIAAKVFHRQVAPHALGANPLAVESLVDDIIDAEYKFPWSYLCRAVTGLDTALWDLKAKREGVSVAELIGGGPTTLKPYGSSMSREITPEEEAERLARLKEKHGYEAFKIRVGSKMGHNEDAWPGRTEELIPTVREAIGDDTNLFVDANSCYTPEKAIEVGQLLEEYNVIHYEEPCPYPELEWTAEVRTALDDTVVQVAGGEQDNDLAQWRRMIDMHAVDIVQPDICYVGGLSRALRVADMANDAGLPVVPHSANHSLVTVFTMHMLTALENAGPYFEFSIEDQWAEGMLEPALTVEDGEIEVPDRPGWGFSINPEWLAASTYERSALD, translated from the coding sequence GTGAGCTTCGTTCGTGTTAAAACGGATACAGGCGAGGAAGGCATCGGGCAGATTTCGCCGTACAACGCGGACATCGCAGCAAAGGTATTCCACCGACAAGTCGCCCCGCATGCCCTTGGCGCAAATCCCCTTGCGGTTGAGTCGCTCGTTGACGACATCATCGACGCCGAGTACAAATTCCCCTGGTCCTACCTCTGTCGCGCCGTCACCGGTTTGGACACGGCACTGTGGGACCTCAAAGCCAAACGCGAGGGAGTGAGCGTGGCGGAGTTGATTGGCGGCGGCCCGACCACGCTCAAACCCTATGGATCGAGCATGAGCCGTGAAATTACGCCGGAAGAAGAGGCCGAACGACTCGCGCGCCTCAAAGAGAAACACGGCTATGAGGCATTCAAGATCCGCGTCGGGAGTAAGATGGGGCACAACGAGGATGCGTGGCCGGGACGGACCGAGGAACTCATCCCGACTGTTCGCGAAGCTATCGGGGACGACACGAACCTGTTTGTCGACGCCAACAGCTGCTACACACCAGAGAAGGCAATCGAGGTGGGGCAACTGCTCGAGGAGTACAACGTCATCCATTACGAAGAGCCGTGTCCGTACCCGGAACTCGAATGGACCGCTGAAGTCCGCACCGCCCTCGACGACACTGTAGTTCAGGTAGCTGGCGGGGAACAGGACAATGACTTGGCGCAGTGGCGCCGCATGATCGACATGCACGCCGTCGACATCGTCCAGCCAGACATCTGTTACGTCGGCGGCCTTTCACGAGCTCTCCGCGTCGCCGACATGGCCAACGACGCCGGCCTCCCCGTCGTCCCCCACTCGGCCAACCATTCGCTGGTGACGGTGTTCACCATGCACATGCTCACCGCTCTTGAGAACGCCGGCCCCTACTTCGAATTCTCAATCGAAGACCAGTGGGCCGAAGGGATGCTTGAGCCCGCGCTTACCGTTGAAGACGGCGAAATCGAGGTTCCCGACCGACCCGGCTGGGGCTTCTCTATCAATCCGGAGTGGCTCGCCGCCTCGACCTACGAACGGAGTGCACTCGACTAA
- a CDS encoding MFS transporter, whose translation MTHTETHYTPLKLFKNLEFVAIASVNFAQGISFATIIIALALYADIFQISGLIAGLFGTAYAVVRLVLVLPLGKYIDVGDSKRYLLIGLLIQVLVLVGYTNVQSFEHVILLRAIQGGGSIILILTGLSVVGDICPDEQRGLWLGTYSQVTALSSLSGDLVGGFLLFTYGFSTTYVVLTVVTLLTAVAVFMFLPSDPGGHTELSREFGLGALRMLISRKAIQALVMFRFTFSFAKTAIVLFLPIYAHTEFGMSALLIGGILAGGKFTKAVSQGYVGTIADRIGQLHLFVVAGTILYAIGIAAIPLAADADRLFEPATVSFWHQSITLTPSFFVLFLVYSVLGVADSLRLPTSLTMFVEEGQYYRAVASSLSLRSMSWQIGAIFGPLIVGGLVDVTSFTVAFSIAAVITLLSVVLFLLLYSLQPPPEA comes from the coding sequence GTGACACACACCGAGACGCACTACACCCCGCTCAAGCTATTCAAAAATCTTGAGTTTGTAGCGATAGCGAGTGTCAACTTCGCCCAGGGAATTAGTTTTGCGACGATAATCATTGCACTGGCGCTGTATGCCGATATTTTCCAAATATCCGGCCTCATTGCTGGTCTATTCGGGACCGCATATGCGGTGGTTCGACTTGTGTTAGTCCTCCCATTGGGAAAGTACATCGACGTGGGAGACTCGAAACGGTATCTGTTAATCGGACTCCTGATTCAAGTTCTGGTGCTAGTGGGTTATACGAATGTCCAGTCGTTTGAACACGTCATTTTACTTCGAGCTATTCAGGGCGGTGGCTCGATTATTTTGATTCTCACTGGGCTTTCCGTCGTCGGTGATATCTGTCCAGACGAACAACGCGGACTCTGGTTAGGCACGTACAGCCAAGTCACTGCGTTGTCGAGTCTGTCGGGTGACCTTGTGGGTGGATTCTTACTATTCACGTATGGATTTTCGACGACATACGTTGTACTGACAGTTGTTACACTGCTAACCGCCGTCGCTGTATTCATGTTCCTTCCGTCAGATCCAGGGGGACACACGGAACTCTCGAGGGAATTCGGCCTTGGCGCTCTTCGAATGCTCATCAGTCGGAAGGCCATTCAGGCACTCGTGATGTTCCGGTTTACGTTTAGCTTTGCCAAGACCGCGATTGTTTTGTTTCTCCCCATCTACGCGCATACAGAATTCGGGATGAGCGCACTTCTCATCGGCGGCATCCTGGCCGGGGGGAAATTTACTAAAGCCGTTTCACAGGGGTATGTCGGTACGATCGCCGATCGAATCGGCCAACTCCACTTGTTCGTCGTTGCGGGAACAATTCTCTATGCTATCGGTATCGCAGCTATCCCGCTCGCAGCAGACGCAGACCGACTGTTCGAGCCGGCAACGGTTTCATTCTGGCATCAGTCGATAACGCTTACGCCGTCCTTCTTTGTCTTGTTTCTCGTGTACTCGGTTCTCGGCGTCGCGGACAGTTTACGACTTCCGACCAGTCTCACCATGTTCGTCGAAGAAGGCCAATACTATCGAGCGGTCGCCAGTAGCCTTTCTTTACGTTCGATGTCCTGGCAAATTGGCGCCATTTTTGGCCCGCTCATCGTTGGTGGTTTGGTTGACGTGACCTCATTTACAGTCGCATTTTCCATCGCTGCAGTGATTACGCTGCTCTCGGTGGTCTTGTTCCTCCTATTGTATTCATTACAACCACCGCCGGAGGCCTAA
- the argH gene encoding argininosuccinate lyase gives MTRDMFSSRLGEPPANAHLEYYRVPKFKEKMAFLWDSLLALNRAQAIVLNEVGILESREVSEVLAVLTDLESVDPDEFESYAEFGGPYLFIENRVIEELGPAVGGKLHTGRSRNDLFSATLRVAVREQILEIIGATLTLREQLLARAAETTEVVFPAYTHSQPAQPITFAHYLLGFDHLIGRDVERLCRAFAETNRSPLGAAAIGGTGFPLNRERLAELSGFDGLVVNTYDAIASVDYLPETTAAVALLMTNISRMSQDLLVWSMFELGFVELSNTMSTTSSIMPQKKNPGVLEKTRAYANESIGQANSTLISLKAVPYGDVGETTYLAYPFLGAASNAADAIHLFAAVIDDIQLNDQRMYQVAQDSFCTMTELADTLVRAAGLSFRQAHEVVSTLVRAVYEDGRHAGQITLSDLETAASITVGKSGLLTNEALVEALDPQTNVTRRDILGGTAPKQNHDDLSRQRALLDEQTTWFHKTRDRLAAAKDARATVDR, from the coding sequence ATGACGAGAGACATGTTCTCGAGTCGGCTTGGAGAACCACCTGCGAACGCTCATCTGGAGTACTACCGCGTCCCGAAGTTCAAAGAAAAGATGGCCTTTCTCTGGGACTCTCTCTTGGCTCTCAATCGAGCGCAAGCAATCGTGTTGAATGAGGTTGGTATCCTTGAGTCTCGAGAGGTTTCCGAGGTTTTAGCGGTGCTCACTGACCTCGAATCGGTTGATCCCGATGAGTTTGAGTCGTATGCGGAGTTTGGAGGACCGTATCTGTTCATCGAAAACCGCGTTATTGAGGAACTTGGCCCTGCCGTCGGGGGGAAGCTCCATACGGGCAGAAGTCGAAACGATTTGTTCAGTGCGACGTTGAGAGTCGCTGTGCGCGAGCAGATTCTCGAGATCATTGGTGCGACGCTTACTCTTCGCGAGCAACTGCTCGCTCGGGCTGCGGAAACTACCGAGGTCGTGTTTCCGGCGTACACGCACAGTCAGCCGGCACAACCGATCACGTTTGCACATTATCTCCTCGGGTTCGACCATTTGATCGGGCGAGACGTCGAAAGGCTCTGCCGGGCGTTCGCGGAGACGAACCGAAGTCCCTTGGGGGCGGCGGCGATTGGCGGGACTGGATTCCCGCTTAACCGAGAGCGACTCGCCGAACTCTCCGGGTTTGACGGACTGGTTGTGAACACGTACGATGCTATCGCCTCGGTCGATTATCTTCCCGAAACGACGGCGGCGGTCGCGTTACTGATGACGAACATCAGCCGGATGTCCCAGGATCTGCTCGTCTGGAGCATGTTTGAACTCGGTTTTGTCGAGTTGAGTAATACAATGTCAACCACCAGTAGCATTATGCCTCAGAAGAAAAACCCTGGCGTCCTCGAAAAGACGCGGGCGTATGCAAACGAGTCCATTGGCCAGGCGAACAGTACGCTCATTTCACTGAAAGCGGTTCCGTACGGGGATGTCGGAGAGACGACGTATCTCGCGTATCCATTTCTTGGAGCGGCCTCGAATGCCGCCGATGCGATTCACCTCTTTGCTGCGGTCATCGACGACATTCAGCTTAATGACCAGCGGATGTATCAGGTTGCCCAGGACAGCTTCTGTACAATGACCGAACTTGCGGACACGCTCGTCCGAGCAGCGGGTCTCTCCTTTCGGCAGGCACACGAAGTCGTCAGCACACTCGTTCGCGCTGTTTACGAGGACGGACGCCACGCTGGTCAAATCACTCTTTCCGACCTTGAGACGGCTGCTTCGATCACTGTGGGAAAGTCGGGGCTCCTGACCAATGAAGCTCTGGTGGAGGCACTTGATCCGCAAACGAACGTCACCCGTCGGGACATTCTCGGCGGAACCGCTCCGAAACAAAATCACGACGATCTGTCTCGACAGCGCGCGCTTCTGGATGAACAGACGACCTGGTTCCACAAGACTCGCGACAGGCTCGCCGCGGCGAAGGATGCACGAGCAACCGTGGACCGATAA
- a CDS encoding rhodanese-like domain-containing protein — protein MNVNRRSALSLIGTSLCFLAGCLESGAQGSPPTNGDDLPDDQTPDDGYPPQFSSTHEERTINVNSYDTLDREGIDVPLAPIEDVYYWYTRGEARFVDARPEIAWERSRIFGAVWSPAPDGRDADPVVQWPKADRIVCYCGCPHTMASIRAASLISDGYENVYVIDEGFWEWQGLEYPMAGTQVEARPLLRGIQGQTPQQFAGELAWVRHLPTGQVEVAPISNDGTFELDFRFSDINDRSVLVVETPAFRVTDRVSVLTSAVVTGP, from the coding sequence ATGAATGTGAATCGTCGTTCAGCGCTATCTCTTATCGGGACCTCTCTGTGCTTTCTCGCCGGGTGCCTCGAATCAGGTGCTCAGGGATCACCTCCCACCAACGGCGACGACCTACCCGACGACCAGACGCCCGATGATGGCTACCCACCCCAGTTTTCATCCACGCACGAAGAACGCACCATCAACGTCAATTCGTACGATACCCTCGACCGGGAAGGCATCGATGTTCCGCTCGCCCCGATCGAAGACGTCTACTACTGGTACACGCGCGGGGAAGCGCGGTTCGTCGATGCGCGTCCAGAGATTGCGTGGGAGCGCTCGCGCATCTTCGGCGCAGTTTGGAGCCCCGCACCCGACGGTCGCGACGCCGACCCAGTCGTACAATGGCCGAAAGCCGACCGTATCGTTTGCTACTGTGGTTGTCCGCACACGATGGCGTCAATTCGCGCCGCGTCACTCATCAGCGACGGGTACGAGAACGTGTACGTCATCGACGAAGGGTTCTGGGAATGGCAAGGGTTGGAATACCCAATGGCTGGCACCCAGGTCGAAGCGCGACCGCTGCTTCGTGGCATCCAAGGGCAGACTCCACAACAGTTTGCGGGTGAACTGGCTTGGGTGCGTCATCTGCCCACCGGGCAGGTCGAAGTGGCCCCGATCAGCAACGACGGGACGTTCGAACTCGACTTCCGCTTCTCCGACATCAATGACCGGTCCGTTCTTGTAGTTGAGACACCGGCGTTCCGTGTGACCGATCGGGTCAGTGTATTAACCAGCGCTGTGGTCACTGGCCCCTGA
- a CDS encoding ABC transporter ATP-binding protein — MAQTSDEQRARSTTDIGDVSEFSKREGETLRLEGITKTFGGGTVIAAEDVNITVEPDEFVVLVGPSGCGKTTTLRCISGLEIPDGGTVMLGDKDITNHAPKDRDLAYVFQSIALFPHMTVRKNMRFGLDMATSLDGQEKERRVRDVAKILQIDDYLDRSTSDLSGGQQQRVSIGRAMVMEPAAFLLDEPFSNLDANLRDEMQTEVKKLQRNLNRAMIFVTHDQAEAMTLADKIVIMRDGTIQQQGSPYEIYNDPANEFVARFIGSPSTNMIRAHIESRGSNVALVTESFEVTLSSERSDMLASHIGESVYMGIRPEYLRLGESNEAVLTNVKVTLVEPEGARDTIHLEVGGLELVAAVRQGQVRADESFDVSFDRDQIWVFDETGERIA, encoded by the coding sequence ATGGCACAAACTAGCGATGAACAGAGGGCTCGTAGTACTACAGATATTGGTGACGTTTCTGAATTCAGCAAGCGAGAGGGTGAAACGCTTCGATTAGAAGGCATAACGAAAACATTCGGTGGCGGAACGGTCATCGCGGCAGAGGACGTTAACATTACGGTTGAACCAGACGAGTTTGTGGTCCTTGTTGGTCCGTCGGGGTGCGGAAAAACGACTACCCTTCGATGCATCTCCGGGCTCGAAATTCCCGACGGCGGGACGGTAATGCTCGGGGATAAAGACATCACAAACCATGCACCAAAAGATCGCGACCTCGCATACGTGTTCCAGAGCATCGCGCTGTTCCCGCATATGACCGTTCGGAAAAACATGCGGTTCGGGCTCGATATGGCGACGAGTTTGGATGGACAAGAGAAGGAACGTCGGGTACGAGATGTCGCGAAGATCCTCCAAATCGACGACTATCTCGACCGAAGTACAAGTGATCTCTCAGGCGGACAACAACAACGTGTGAGTATCGGGCGGGCAATGGTTATGGAGCCTGCCGCATTCTTGCTTGACGAACCGTTCTCGAACCTCGACGCGAATCTGCGAGACGAGATGCAAACAGAAGTCAAGAAATTGCAGCGAAACCTGAATCGTGCCATGATTTTTGTCACGCACGACCAAGCTGAAGCGATGACACTCGCAGATAAGATTGTCATTATGCGCGACGGAACTATTCAGCAACAGGGGTCTCCCTACGAGATTTACAACGACCCGGCAAACGAATTTGTTGCCCGATTCATCGGTTCACCGTCCACGAACATGATTCGCGCTCATATCGAATCCCGTGGTAGCAATGTCGCTCTTGTGACTGAATCATTCGAGGTGACGCTCTCGAGCGAACGGAGTGATATGCTCGCAAGCCACATTGGCGAGTCGGTCTACATGGGTATCCGTCCGGAGTATCTCAGACTTGGAGAGAGCAACGAGGCCGTCCTCACGAATGTGAAGGTCACGCTTGTCGAACCGGAGGGCGCTCGAGACACAATTCACCTTGAGGTAGGAGGGCTTGAACTCGTGGCGGCGGTGCGACAGGGTCAGGTACGTGCCGACGAATCATTCGACGTAAGTTTCGACAGAGATCAAATTTGGGTCTTCGACGAAACGGGTGAACGTATCGCCTAA
- a CDS encoding mandelate racemase/muconate lactonizing enzyme family protein: MTDSERQRPPERDVKITGIETMGVKGNPRDNGEHYTWGIVKVKTDAGDYGIGETFRGEESMDVAMRMESLVVGQNPLDPERIYEHLAGKYTGSGTIGQSAITAIETACWDIKGKILGVPVYELLGGKFRDEIGVYSDTQATAKEEGSSEEFTPEAFARAARDVVNQGFESIKFDLDVMTPGHPNDDTAARRMDDREIEHKAELVRAVRDEIGYEVDLGMDLHWKYTVETAVRLGRELEEFNLSFLEDPVHPEKLDAQARVREQIDIPILTGENVVTVNRFADLLKHDTLDLAAPDVTECGGLSVLRKIAAVCDLYGVPMAPHNLASPVGTIAGVHFAASIPNFYSLEYRGGDAPWWDGTVVRTGESGPILSEGSISLPEGPGLGIEVNPDVVLDRLTEESEYIF, encoded by the coding sequence GTGACGGACAGCGAGAGACAGCGACCGCCCGAGCGAGATGTTAAAATCACTGGTATTGAAACGATGGGGGTGAAGGGTAATCCGAGAGACAACGGAGAACATTATACTTGGGGTATCGTCAAGGTCAAAACAGACGCCGGAGACTACGGAATTGGTGAGACGTTCCGGGGCGAAGAGTCAATGGACGTCGCAATGCGGATGGAGTCACTGGTTGTCGGTCAGAATCCCCTGGATCCGGAACGAATATACGAACACTTGGCCGGTAAATACACCGGAAGTGGGACTATCGGCCAGTCCGCTATTACTGCCATCGAAACCGCCTGTTGGGACATCAAGGGAAAGATCCTCGGCGTTCCGGTGTACGAACTACTAGGCGGAAAATTTCGGGACGAGATCGGTGTATACTCGGACACGCAAGCAACGGCAAAAGAAGAGGGGTCGTCAGAAGAGTTCACACCGGAAGCGTTCGCCCGAGCCGCGAGAGATGTTGTTAACCAAGGGTTTGAGTCGATCAAGTTTGATCTGGATGTGATGACACCGGGTCATCCAAACGACGATACGGCCGCGCGGCGTATGGATGACCGGGAAATCGAGCACAAGGCAGAATTGGTGCGCGCAGTCCGAGACGAAATTGGGTACGAGGTTGATCTTGGGATGGATCTGCATTGGAAGTACACAGTCGAGACCGCAGTTAGACTCGGCCGCGAATTAGAGGAGTTTAATCTCTCATTCCTCGAAGATCCAGTCCATCCGGAGAAACTCGACGCGCAGGCCCGCGTTAGAGAACAGATCGATATTCCGATTTTGACCGGCGAGAACGTTGTTACGGTCAATCGATTTGCTGACTTACTGAAACACGATACACTCGACCTTGCGGCACCGGATGTAACGGAGTGTGGCGGCTTGAGCGTCCTTCGGAAGATCGCCGCTGTCTGCGATCTCTACGGCGTCCCGATGGCACCACACAACTTGGCAAGTCCAGTCGGGACGATCGCAGGCGTCCACTTCGCCGCATCGATTCCTAATTTCTATAGCCTTGAATACCGAGGAGGTGATGCCCCGTGGTGGGACGGAACGGTGGTCCGGACGGGTGAAAGTGGTCCAATCCTCTCTGAAGGTTCGATTTCCCTCCCCGAAGGTCCGGGCTTAGGGATTGAAGTGAACCCGGATGTTGTGCTTGATCGGCTTACCGAGGAATCTGAATATATCTTCTAA
- a CDS encoding MFS transporter encodes MRGTDSRASSLALFANREFLALTSVQFARGFSFATIILALALYADLFSASGIAAGLFGSAYAFVRFFLVLPLGRFIDRGNGKRFLLMGLLIYVGVLVGYSYVNTIEHVIFMRVFQGIGSLVVYLSATAVVGTISPEDGRGLWIGTYNQVRSFSSLTGDIVGGTLLFTFGFQTTYFVLIAVTVIATVAVFTSLRDNPSGSDAKPESSGLETFKRLLGRSSIQALVAFRFLFSFGKTAVVLFLPIFARTQFGMSPLAIGAVLAGGRLTKTVAQGYVGTVSDRVGHLSWFIIAGTVLYAAGVAIIPLATVADSFGSLSLPGLLVNAQVTISGGAIVLFLAYAVLGFADSLRLPTSTTLFVDEGEHYNAVAGSLSLRSIAWQVGAIVGPLGAGIVLDYVSFAAAFYLAAGFTVSSAIAFAALYADEPIPEPVG; translated from the coding sequence ATGAGAGGGACAGACAGTCGAGCGTCGTCGCTCGCCTTATTCGCGAATCGGGAGTTTCTCGCGCTGACGAGCGTCCAGTTCGCCCGTGGTTTCTCGTTTGCGACGATTATTTTGGCACTTGCCCTCTACGCGGATCTCTTTTCGGCCTCGGGGATCGCCGCGGGTTTGTTCGGGTCTGCGTACGCTTTTGTTCGATTCTTCCTCGTGTTACCCCTCGGTCGATTTATCGACCGTGGGAACGGGAAGCGATTCCTCCTTATGGGGTTGCTGATTTACGTCGGCGTTCTGGTCGGGTATTCGTACGTAAACACTATTGAACACGTCATTTTCATGCGTGTGTTCCAGGGAATCGGTTCTCTCGTCGTCTACCTCAGTGCAACAGCCGTCGTTGGCACAATCAGCCCGGAGGATGGTCGGGGCCTCTGGATTGGAACGTACAATCAGGTGCGTTCATTTTCGAGTCTCACCGGCGACATCGTCGGTGGGACGCTTCTTTTCACGTTCGGGTTTCAGACGACGTACTTCGTTTTGATAGCCGTGACGGTGATTGCGACGGTCGCCGTCTTCACATCTCTCCGCGATAACCCCAGTGGTTCCGACGCTAAGCCGGAGTCATCGGGGCTCGAGACCTTCAAACGACTTCTCGGACGGAGTTCGATTCAGGCGCTCGTTGCGTTTCGGTTCCTGTTCAGCTTCGGGAAGACGGCTGTCGTTCTCTTTTTGCCGATTTTCGCGCGAACCCAGTTCGGGATGAGTCCGCTCGCCATTGGAGCCGTCCTCGCCGGAGGGAGGCTTACGAAGACGGTTGCACAGGGGTATGTTGGGACCGTTAGCGACCGTGTCGGCCACCTCTCATGGTTTATCATTGCAGGGACCGTTCTATACGCTGCCGGGGTGGCGATCATACCTCTTGCTACTGTAGCAGACTCTTTTGGATCGCTTTCGCTCCCAGGCTTACTCGTGAATGCACAGGTTACAATCTCTGGTGGAGCGATCGTACTGTTTCTCGCCTACGCAGTGCTTGGGTTCGCCGACAGCCTTCGCTTGCCGACCAGTACGACGCTGTTCGTTGACGAAGGTGAACATTACAATGCGGTCGCTGGCAGCCTCTCGCTGCGGTCGATCGCGTGGCAGGTCGGTGCGATTGTTGGGCCGTTGGGCGCAGGTATTGTCCTTGACTACGTCTCCTTTGCGGCTGCCTTCTATCTCGCGGCTGGCTTCACAGTCTCGTCAGCGATTGCTTTTGCAGCTCTCTACGCAGACGAACCTATTCCCGAGCCTGTTGGCTAG
- a CDS encoding mandelate racemase/muconate lactonizing enzyme family protein, which translates to MKIKRISVRLIACPLERTVVASSFTKTRRCTVLVTIETDSGIRGRIYAGDKRDHQEQIATYIIDDIAPLLIDEELFSVERLWERAVAGSSTASDRDLYMHALGAVDSAIWDAIGKALDVPLYQLWGGYQDTLPMIAIGGYYEDDKDLDGLVAEATEYRELGLDGIKLKVGGASIEEDIARLAAIRKELGDEYCIACDANRAWSVIQAITFAERAIEYDLAWLEEPVAWFDQYRGMREVRQRTNIPVTAGQNETAPSGCVRLLNESSVDILNYDASLGGGPTAWHKVAATAGIQGITMGHHEEPHLAMHLLASIPNSGHLEGFHPDLDPIWYQMVENRPPVEDGRLRLPEGPGFGLTFCEEFIQKYTVDTAAYGR; encoded by the coding sequence ATGAAAATCAAGCGTATCAGCGTACGACTTATCGCTTGTCCGTTGGAGCGAACCGTCGTCGCAAGCAGTTTCACCAAGACGCGGCGCTGTACAGTCCTCGTCACGATAGAAACCGATTCCGGAATCCGTGGACGAATCTACGCGGGGGATAAGCGCGACCACCAAGAACAGATTGCCACGTATATCATCGATGACATCGCTCCGCTCTTGATCGACGAAGAATTGTTCTCCGTTGAGCGGCTCTGGGAACGAGCGGTCGCCGGTAGTTCAACCGCGAGCGATCGAGACCTCTATATGCACGCCCTCGGTGCGGTAGACAGCGCAATCTGGGATGCGATTGGGAAGGCACTTGACGTCCCATTGTACCAGCTGTGGGGTGGGTACCAAGACACGCTCCCGATGATCGCGATTGGCGGATACTACGAGGACGACAAAGATCTCGACGGACTCGTTGCGGAAGCAACCGAATACCGGGAGTTGGGTTTAGACGGAATAAAGCTCAAAGTAGGGGGCGCCTCGATTGAGGAAGACATCGCGCGACTTGCTGCTATCCGAAAGGAACTCGGTGATGAGTACTGCATCGCGTGTGACGCGAATCGAGCCTGGAGTGTCATCCAGGCAATCACCTTTGCAGAGCGCGCTATCGAGTATGACCTTGCGTGGTTGGAAGAGCCAGTTGCTTGGTTCGACCAGTATCGTGGCATGCGAGAGGTTCGACAACGAACGAACATTCCTGTCACGGCTGGTCAAAATGAGACTGCTCCATCTGGATGTGTACGTTTATTGAATGAGTCCTCTGTCGATATCCTCAACTACGACGCAAGCCTGGGCGGAGGACCGACTGCGTGGCACAAGGTGGCGGCAACCGCGGGAATTCAGGGGATAACGATGGGTCATCACGAAGAGCCGCATCTTGCAATGCATCTCCTCGCGAGCATACCGAACAGTGGCCATTTAGAGGGCTTCCATCCCGACCTTGACCCAATCTGGTATCAAATGGTTGAAAACCGCCCACCCGTTGAAGACGGTCGTCTTCGCCTCCCTGAGGGTCCTGGATTTGGCCTCACCTTCTGCGAGGAGTTCATCCAAAAGTACACCGTGGATACCGCTGCATACGGTCGTTGA
- a CDS encoding exo-alpha-sialidase — protein MDSCANGNTFHKNATIYELANGDLLAGWFAGGVGEGNRDQNVYGSRLPADSTEWEDAECWADVEGRAVGCPVLFHGPDDKLWVTAPVMYGNWLTSSKVFFKRSPDEGETWKDLELLHEKTGMYLKNKPLVLEDENRWILPAYDAIDEKPYFYLIPGDYAERPADFPQLVGGDQITHYEAGGYMGNSGLTHPTVVELSDGSLLAYLRPRQGGYIHETRSTDRGLNWTRATQTAIPNPNAAFDMVRTDEGNLVLVNNPSTGVDHGTIPEGRNKLALFMSEDEGETWPYQLFLEQAALEDEHDPEGVSSDLRASHRLQLGEMDQVGRPEFTYGNVIQARDGTLHLAYEYRRSAIKHVEITESEIQKRGTDTVIVENMLS, from the coding sequence ATGGACAGCTGTGCGAACGGGAATACCTTTCACAAGAACGCCACCATCTACGAACTGGCGAACGGTGACCTTCTCGCTGGATGGTTCGCAGGCGGTGTCGGTGAGGGAAATCGCGACCAGAACGTCTACGGAAGTCGGCTGCCAGCCGACTCGACTGAATGGGAAGACGCGGAATGCTGGGCTGACGTTGAGGGCCGTGCTGTCGGATGTCCCGTCCTCTTCCACGGGCCGGACGATAAGCTATGGGTGACAGCACCAGTGATGTACGGCAATTGGCTTACCTCGTCCAAAGTATTCTTCAAGCGCTCCCCGGATGAAGGCGAGACGTGGAAAGATCTCGAGCTGCTTCATGAGAAGACCGGGATGTATTTGAAGAACAAACCGCTCGTTCTGGAGGACGAGAATCGGTGGATACTGCCCGCCTACGACGCTATCGACGAAAAACCGTACTTCTATCTCATCCCGGGAGATTACGCGGAACGCCCCGCTGACTTCCCGCAACTGGTCGGCGGTGACCAGATTACTCACTATGAGGCGGGGGGATACATGGGTAACTCCGGGCTGACCCATCCGACGGTGGTGGAGCTATCAGACGGAAGTCTCCTTGCATATCTTCGACCCCGACAGGGTGGCTACATTCACGAGACGCGCTCGACCGACCGTGGGTTGAACTGGACGCGAGCAACCCAAACGGCGATTCCTAATCCGAATGCCGCCTTTGATATGGTTCGTACCGACGAGGGAAATCTCGTTCTCGTGAACAATCCCTCCACAGGAGTAGACCATGGAACAATTCCAGAGGGGCGCAACAAGCTAGCGTTGTTCATGTCCGAAGACGAGGGCGAGACGTGGCCGTATCAACTATTTCTCGAACAGGCCGCTCTCGAAGATGAACACGATCCAGAGGGGGTGAGCTCTGATCTTCGTGCATCTCACAGACTCCAACTAGGCGAGATGGACCAGGTGGGACGACCGGAGTTCACCTACGGGAACGTCATTCAGGCTCGTGATGGCACACTCCATCTCGCGTACGAGTACCGTCGAAGTGCGATCAAGCACGTCGAAATTACTGAGTCGGAGATTCAAAAGCGCGGCACTGACACAGTCATTGTTGAAAACATGCTCAGCTAA